A region from the Salvia splendens isolate huo1 chromosome 15, SspV2, whole genome shotgun sequence genome encodes:
- the LOC121766459 gene encoding norbelladine synthase-like: MYGTMSVEMTVDVPATEAWKLYGTLQLPKVAEEANSDFISRVDVVQGDGGAGTILEVVFRPGMGGGMKSFKEKFMVVDNEKRVKEAEVVEGGFLDLGFTLYRMRFNVIEVEGNEKQCITRSTIEYELKEEAAANVEIASIKPFTGLMLLCAKYLLRNNDN, from the exons ATGTACGGAACAATGTCCGTTGAGATGACGGTTGATGTACCGGCAACTGAAGCGTGGAAGCTCTACGGCACTCTACAGCTCCCCAAAGTGGCGGAGGAAGCCAACTCCGACTTTATCAGCCGGGTCGACGTCGTCCAAGGGGACGGCGGCGCCGGAACCATTCTCGAGGTCGTTTTCCGTCCAG GGATGGGAGGGGGAATGAAGTCGTTCAAGGAGAAATTCATGGTGGTGGATAACGAGAAGCGTGTGAAGGAGGCAGAGGTTGTGGAAGGTGGATTTCTGGATCTAGGGTTCACGTTGTATCGTATGAGATTCAATGTGATAGAGGTGGAGGGAAACGAGAAGCAGTGTATAACTCGATCTACGATCGAGTACGAGCTCAAAGAAGAAGCTGCAGCGAATGTTGAAATCGCTTCCATTAAACCATTCACTGGCCTCATGCTACTCTGTGCTAAGTATTTGCTCcgcaacaatgacaattga